acaaaaaaagacagagttGTTCTACCTGCAGAAAATGGCAGAAAGGCATCTCTCTTAATAAATCTTCCCTCCTTGTCCAAAAAGTGAGAAGGGTTGAAGGTGTGAGGGCTCTCCCATTCACTTTCATCATACAGAACAGATGTAAGGAGGGGAATCACAGTAGTTCCCTGAAGACAAAATATGAGCAGGATCATCataaatttggaaatattttttgttgaaagcCCAGAAATATTTCCCACTTCCTCACCGCTTTAATGAAGTATTTCTGAAAGGTAACATATTGACTGGTTTTGTGTGGGATCGCCATAGGAACGATGTTACCAAGCCGCTGTATCTCATGGATGACAGCATCAGTGTACGGCAGATTTTTACGGTCTTCCACATGAACCTCATGACTTCCAACCACCCTGGTCAGCTCCTCCTGAACTTGGTCTGCAGTAAACAAGAAGGAAATGATCAACAGTTCTCCCTCGAGGGATCACAGTTACCACAAAAAATAGGCAAAATGCAAACCTAATGGTTAACAGTTTACCAGAGTTGATGGAAATCTCTAAACCTTGTATTTGTCTTTAAGCCTTAAGTCAAAATGTTAAACCAAATAAAGAACCTAATGTTAAAGTTTATGTGAAgctttgcttttcctttttgcaGATCAACCATTAAAGCTATGTGAACTTTACTGAAAGCCAAGGTTAAAATTTCCAAATTTGAACGTTGGCCCCTACAATGGTAAGCAAGGAAATTATTTGCTCCGACCAGGATTTAAAGgatacaatgtttttttcatgtagAGATCATTTCTGCTTATGTTGATTCAAAACATCCAAATAATCAAAATAGATCTTAAAATAAGGACTATATCACTTTGTGGTGTTTTATCACATTAATCGTTATAAACATTCACTGCCAATATCTGAAACAGGACGTAGCTTTACTAGAACCATCCTGCCTTCAAAATGTAACATATCCACACTTGCTAAAATTTgctgaaaatagaaagaaaaaaaatgaaagatgtAATTGTATCTTTTTACCCTAAATttaataaagtgtaaaaaaaaataaataaataagggtTGTGAATGTTTTGGCAAGGCACTATAGCACTACTGGAACTTACActgtaacatttaaatgtagaaacaaTGCTGCAAATCATGTTTTTTAGATGCAGATAAAATATCCCAGATATGTTCTCCTCTTTATTACCTTGAATTTGTGGATACTTTGCCATGAGCAGCAAACACCACCTCAGTGTTGCAGCTGTGGTGTCGGTTCCAGCAGAAAACAGGTTCATCACTGTAAATATCAGATTCTCCTCAGTGAACTGAATGTCTTTGACACAAGAGTCCTGGAAGGAAAATATACATGAGACAGgtgtgtttgaaaaaagaagACTGTGTGAATACTGTACCTGtggcaaacatgttttatgatgccattattctttaaaaatagatttgtgtTGCCTTGCCTCGTCTTTCTGCTTTCGAATCAGAAAACAATCCACCAGTCCTCTGCAAATCTGAGGGTTGAGTGTCTCCTTCAATTTCTGTGTTATATCCTCCACATCTCTGATCgtcttttcagtgttttttaaaatcacctgACGGTTTTTTATCCATCTGACCAGCCGGGGAAATGTACTGTAGAGCTTTAAATTAagaaagatacattttaaaaaatccatacttattaaattttaaaggaGTCAAAATGAACTTGAGCAAAGAGTAAAGTCTTGTTGGAACGCAGCTTTAAGAGGTCTATATGCTAAATGTGGTGGAACATTAATATCAGAAATATACCACATATTGCAACCACCACCAACAACAATATCAACTTCTTATTGGCAGCAAGACCCTGCAAAGATACGCAGCAAGGGCAGGTAGTTGATTTAAAGAACAGaaggatggagctaaataaaggACAATCCTTGAGGAAGACATGTTAgagataaatacaaaaagatgTCAAATTTGTACatgttaatacattttaaaactatatgTCTGCTCATTCTTACACCTCACAGTTTGTGCACCacattgtgttggtttttcacataaaaccctaagaaacaaaataaaatcaaggaTGTGAttgtaaaatcacaaaataaaaatcccaaatccaaaatttgtcttttatgggaatttagtttaaaactttagggtcacaaaataaaattccaaaatttgtttttaatgggaatttagttttaaacttttgggTATTTTTATGCATGTAAAATACTATGTGTTGCATCTGTAAGCTCATTGTTTGGACTTCAGACAATCATTTAAGTCTCTGCCTTTCACACAGATAACATTCATCAATATATACTCTGCTAAAGTCTCTCTTTGGCTCCCAGTGTATTATTTACAAAGTTGCTTAAGTGAAACATTAAGCTTACCTGAATTCCTGTAGTGCCAAATAGACTTATAGACTCATTGACCCGACTAACCAGGTTTCTGAATCGAAGATTATCATAATCAAATCTGCTTCCAAACACTATTGAGGAGATGATGTTGGATGTTGCATAATTTACTGGATGGGATGTATTAAATGGTTTCCCTGTGGAGCAAGagtcattgttttattttttgaggaCACTTAAGTTACAAAGGAATGTAAATTAGTCCACTGCAACAATGATTAAATCGATTAAATGACTAGTTTAGCATCATGTTACCTTTATAACTCTCAAACACTTGAATGAGGTGTCCACACTCCTCTAAGATTTTCTCCTCTGCAACTCTCTTCCCCATCCCAAAGTCTTTCAGGGTGCTGAGGGCAAAACGACGCATCTCTTTCCACGTTTCTCCATTTGAAAACAGAATTCCTTATACAGTTCATAGAAATCAAAATCAATTTATGATTGTGAATGATGCATTTGCAAGTACAAAGTCCATTTGATTGTtatgaaaatgattaaacaaaatatatggGTACTGTGCTTTGCAGGACTCAGAAATGTACAATACTCATACCTCTTACAGACCTTTTCAATGTCTTGTAAAGTCACAGAAACAAATTTCAGTCTGTTAGTCTACTTTGGCTTTAAATGAGGTGGAGCTTAATATATAGAGGAATGGGAACaattttatctgtgtgtgtatgctgtgtttttacagtggCACACTGTAATGAAATCAACTGAGACCAATGTCCTTCAGAAGTTATGTAATTAGTAAGATTAGTAGAATAGTGTAGATTTCTGTCTCAGTTTACAGCTCCTCAGAGACTGGTTAAAGAACATTTGTGGACAAACAGCACCACTAAGACAAAATAACACAGTAGACAACAGAGATGAAGTTGTGATGAAGTTTGTACAAAATATCCTAAGCTATTAATATCTCACAGATAAATGTTGAAACGTCTAAGAAATGTATGGAGTTTGGAACAACTGCAAACCTTACAAAATATGACCACTCAccttaaataaatatactttaaacactggaggagctgcaaagattaacaactcatttcagaaaatcaGTTTACAGAGACATGCAGGAGGGGCACAAAAAACCCGTCATTGTGAAAAGAAAGCATTGTGAAGCGGCCaagatggggatcagtgcctccaaatccgaggccatggtcttgagccggaaa
The DNA window shown above is from Xiphophorus couchianus chromosome 16, X_couchianus-1.0, whole genome shotgun sequence and carries:
- the LOC114159530 gene encoding cytochrome P450 2K1-like, which gives rise to METLKGFSFFLFSSPTTVLGVGLLLIILYFVSVDSSSRETGKEPPGPKPLPLLGNLLQLDLQRPYKTLCELSKKYGSVFTIYLGPKKVVVLAGYRTVREALINCAEEFGEREIGPIFDEINKGHGILFSNGETWKEMRRFALSTLKDFGMGKRVAEEKILEECGHLIQVFESYKGKPFNTSHPVNYATSNIISSIVFGSRFDYDNLRFRNLVSRVNESISLFGTTGIQLYSTFPRLVRWIKNRQVILKNTEKTIRDVEDITQKLKETLNPQICRGLVDCFLIRKQKDEDSCVKDIQFTEENLIFTVMNLFSAGTDTTAATLRWCLLLMAKYPQIQDQVQEELTRVVGSHEVHVEDRKNLPYTDAVIHEIQRLGNIVPMAIPHKTSQYVTFQKYFIKAGTTVIPLLTSVLYDESEWESPHTFNPSHFLDKEGRFIKRDAFLPFSAGRRACIGESLARMEVFLFFTSLLQRFRFMPPPGVSENDLDLTPAVGFTIPPSPHELCAISRQ